Proteins from a genomic interval of Sphingopyxis sp. QXT-31:
- a CDS encoding efflux RND transporter permease subunit: MNFKNISAWSIRNPIPPLVMFFGLTVAGIVSFLMMGVQSDPDIDFPGAIVIIAQPGAAPTELETQVTQRVEAAVRTIEGIDELNSTVTEGQSQTFVQFAIGTPIDRAVTDIRDKITQIRSNLPNGILEPQVIRLSTSGNTLAYWSASATDMTLEELSWYVDNVVAKRLIAVPGMGDAYRRGGVSREIRVILNPERMRAYGLTAAAVNTQLVQLNVNAAGGRMEVAGSEQAVRILGNASSANALGETLISVGTNRTVRLADIAEVKDLYAEQRSVSKQDGRQVLTFGFERAKGASDVTVYDAAVEELRKLEKENPKVKFTELFSDIEYTKGQYHSAINAMVEGAILAVVVVFLFLRDWRATLISALAIPLSAVPTFLFMDLMGFSLNMMTLLALSLVAGVLVDDAIVEIENIVRHMRMGKSAYQASIDAADEIGLAVLATTMTIVAVFLPVGLMPGVAGQYFKNFGLTVVAAVLMSLAVARLITPMLAAYFLAAQGPQKHGEGPLIDTYMRVLRWSLDTRAADAARARGGRWKWLAYLKDHRLWVVGIGVLALFATIFSFSLLPMTFQPSIDSDTSRVAIQLAPGATLEQTEAVADEVTDLMKRDSLVESALSRIDVGTATVYLKLRKDRELTSTEFEKDRAPRLAAVPDARINFQSQHGGGGGSSRDISITLGSDDPKKLEDVGNRLLAEMAKVKEIRSPRVEGNLQRPEIVIRPRFALAAQLGVTTQALSQSIRVATLGEIDQNSAKFSLSDRQIPVRVALAESARERLDTLRNMPVPTRNGGTVPLSVVAEIGFGAGPTQINRTNQVRQLTIGADLAPGLVTGQAMEKVEALPALKTLPAGVARLVLGSAKWQAEMLRNFAIAVVSGIFLVLAVLILLYRKIIPPFVNMGSLLLAPLGGAIALLLTGYPLSLPVFIGVLMLLGIVGKNSILLVDFAIEEMASGVPRDEAIVDAGHKRAQPILMTTVAMVAGMIPTALSLTGDGAWRAPMAVTVIGGLILSTMLTLLIVPASFSLAAGFERRMAPRLRRWFTTGGAHADPLPAGATDIGAAQGPVADR, encoded by the coding sequence ATGAACTTCAAGAATATCTCGGCCTGGTCCATCCGGAATCCGATCCCGCCGCTCGTCATGTTCTTCGGTCTGACCGTGGCGGGAATCGTCTCCTTCCTCATGATGGGGGTGCAGAGCGATCCCGACATCGATTTTCCGGGGGCGATCGTCATCATCGCGCAGCCGGGCGCCGCACCCACCGAACTCGAAACGCAGGTCACCCAGCGCGTCGAGGCCGCGGTGCGCACGATCGAAGGGATCGACGAGCTCAACTCGACCGTCACCGAGGGCCAGTCGCAGACCTTCGTCCAGTTCGCGATCGGGACGCCGATCGACCGCGCGGTCACCGACATCCGCGACAAGATCACCCAGATCCGCAGCAACCTCCCGAACGGCATCCTCGAACCGCAGGTCATCCGCCTGTCGACCTCGGGCAACACGCTTGCCTATTGGTCGGCTTCGGCCACCGATATGACGCTCGAAGAGTTGAGCTGGTATGTCGATAATGTCGTCGCCAAGCGGCTGATCGCCGTCCCCGGCATGGGCGACGCGTATCGACGGGGCGGCGTGAGCCGCGAAATCCGCGTCATCCTCAACCCCGAACGCATGCGCGCCTATGGCCTCACCGCCGCCGCGGTGAACACCCAGCTCGTCCAGCTCAACGTCAACGCTGCGGGCGGCCGGATGGAGGTCGCTGGATCGGAGCAGGCGGTGCGCATCCTCGGCAATGCGAGCAGCGCAAACGCGCTCGGCGAAACCCTCATTTCGGTCGGCACCAACCGCACCGTGCGCCTCGCGGACATCGCTGAGGTCAAGGATCTCTATGCCGAGCAGCGCTCAGTCTCTAAGCAGGACGGACGGCAGGTGCTGACCTTCGGGTTCGAGCGCGCGAAGGGTGCCTCCGATGTCACCGTCTATGACGCGGCGGTCGAGGAGCTGCGCAAGCTCGAGAAGGAAAACCCCAAGGTCAAATTCACCGAGCTGTTCAGCGATATCGAATATACCAAGGGCCAATATCATTCGGCGATCAACGCGATGGTCGAGGGCGCGATTCTCGCGGTCGTCGTCGTCTTCCTCTTCCTGCGCGACTGGCGCGCCACCTTGATCTCGGCGCTCGCGATCCCGCTCTCGGCGGTCCCGACCTTCCTCTTCATGGACCTGATGGGCTTCTCGCTCAACATGATGACGCTGCTCGCGCTCAGCCTCGTTGCCGGCGTGCTGGTCGACGACGCGATCGTCGAGATCGAGAATATCGTGCGCCACATGCGGATGGGCAAATCGGCTTATCAGGCTTCGATTGACGCCGCCGATGAGATCGGCCTTGCGGTGCTCGCGACCACCATGACGATCGTCGCGGTCTTCTTGCCCGTCGGGCTGATGCCGGGGGTAGCCGGGCAATATTTCAAGAATTTCGGGCTGACCGTCGTCGCGGCGGTGCTGATGAGCCTCGCGGTCGCGCGCCTGATCACGCCGATGCTCGCGGCGTATTTTCTTGCCGCGCAGGGTCCGCAGAAGCATGGCGAAGGCCCACTTATCGACACCTATATGCGCGTCCTGCGCTGGAGCCTCGATACCCGGGCCGCCGACGCCGCCCGCGCCCGAGGCGGTCGCTGGAAATGGCTCGCCTATCTCAAGGATCACCGGCTCTGGGTCGTCGGTATCGGGGTACTTGCGCTCTTCGCGACCATCTTCAGCTTCTCGTTGCTGCCGATGACCTTCCAGCCTTCGATCGATTCCGACACGAGCCGCGTCGCCATCCAGCTCGCACCGGGGGCAACGCTCGAACAGACCGAGGCGGTGGCCGACGAGGTGACCGATCTCATGAAGCGCGATTCGCTCGTCGAGTCCGCCTTGTCGCGGATCGATGTCGGCACAGCGACAGTGTATCTGAAATTGCGCAAGGACCGCGAGCTCACCTCCACCGAGTTCGAAAAGGATCGCGCGCCGCGGCTGGCTGCGGTTCCCGATGCTCGCATCAACTTCCAGTCGCAGCATGGCGGCGGTGGCGGGAGCAGCCGGGACATCTCGATCACGCTCGGCAGCGACGACCCGAAGAAGCTCGAAGATGTCGGCAACCGGCTGCTTGCCGAAATGGCCAAGGTTAAGGAAATCCGCTCGCCGCGCGTCGAGGGCAATCTTCAGCGTCCCGAGATCGTCATTCGCCCGCGCTTCGCGCTCGCCGCGCAGCTTGGCGTCACCACCCAGGCTCTCAGCCAGTCGATCCGCGTCGCGACGCTTGGCGAGATCGACCAGAATAGCGCGAAATTCTCGCTGTCCGACCGGCAAATCCCCGTCCGCGTCGCGCTTGCGGAAAGCGCGCGCGAGCGGCTCGATACGCTCCGCAATATGCCAGTTCCGACCCGGAACGGGGGAACGGTGCCGCTGTCGGTCGTGGCCGAGATCGGCTTCGGCGCCGGCCCGACCCAGATCAATCGCACCAACCAGGTGCGCCAACTCACCATCGGGGCCGACCTTGCTCCAGGTCTCGTGACCGGTCAGGCGATGGAAAAGGTCGAGGCGCTGCCGGCGCTCAAGACGCTGCCCGCCGGGGTCGCCCGGCTGGTGCTCGGGAGCGCCAAGTGGCAGGCCGAGATGCTGCGCAACTTCGCGATCGCGGTGGTGTCGGGCATCTTCCTCGTGCTCGCTGTGCTGATCTTGCTCTATCGCAAGATCATCCCGCCCTTCGTCAACATGGGCTCGCTCCTGCTCGCTCCGCTCGGCGGCGCGATCGCGCTGCTCTTGACCGGCTATCCGCTGTCGCTCCCCGTCTTCATCGGCGTGCTGATGCTGCTCGGTATCGTCGGCAAGAACAGCATCCTGCTCGTCGACTTCGCGATCGAGGAAATGGCGTCCGGCGTGCCGCGCGACGAAGCGATCGTCGACGCCGGACACAAGCGCGCGCAGCCGATCCTGATGACCACGGTCGCGATGGTCGCGGGCATGATCCCGACCGCGCTATCGCTCACCGGCGACGGCGCATGGCGCGCGCCGATGGCGGTCACCGTGATCGGCGGGCTCATCCTGTCGACGATGCTGACGCTGCTAATCGTACCGGCATCCTTCAGTCTCGCGGCGGGCTTCGAACGCCGGATGGCCCCGCGCCTGCGCCGCTGGTTCACGACCGGCGGCGCGCACGCCGATCCCTTGCCCGCGGGGGCCACCGACATCGGCGCGGCGCAAGGCCCGGTCGCCGATCGATAG
- a CDS encoding SRPBCC family protein encodes MFSVGTSLRLPVPIGRVWRLLVDIDRYGDWHPTLRFTDRSGDDERLGYVYSPRGKRGPEFASEGRITALDWLTGFSWRTGTRGLLVIEESYRLEKLGQGVEVTHRIECAGLFSWLGYPVLRRVCSVFLKRSNTALEQQLRRTTVQSRYARPRGRRA; translated from the coding sequence ATGTTCTCGGTAGGCACCTCGCTCCGCTTGCCAGTTCCGATCGGTCGCGTCTGGCGTCTTCTCGTCGATATCGACCGATATGGCGACTGGCACCCGACGCTGCGGTTCACCGACCGCTCGGGCGACGACGAGCGACTGGGCTATGTCTATTCACCGCGCGGCAAGCGGGGTCCGGAATTTGCCTCCGAGGGGCGCATCACCGCTCTCGACTGGCTGACCGGTTTCTCGTGGCGGACAGGTACGCGCGGGCTGCTCGTCATTGAGGAAAGCTACCGGCTCGAAAAGCTTGGGCAGGGGGTGGAGGTTACGCATCGTATCGAATGCGCGGGTCTCTTTTCGTGGCTCGGATACCCCGTTCTTCGACGGGTTTGCAGCGTTTTTCTCAAGCGCTCTAACACGGCGCTTGAACAGCAACTCCGTCGCACGACGGTTCAGTCCCGATACGCCCGGCCTCGCGGGCGGCGCGCTTGA
- a CDS encoding heavy metal translocating P-type ATPase — MSDQLRLDIPLLLPEVADTADRCVARLTSELEGREGVDKVHVIRTSDGSPPQLCIHYRPDILPLERVRQLARSAGAELTGQYQHLFWDDLEGVGHTRRARTVGLRLREIPGVIEAEVGAAGTLRAEFQRSETSIETIRMVLSDMGVTRKSAAVAAAVPAQAGHEHGDDGHDHGPDHAHGSDHKHGHKGSDDHDHGHDHGGIFGERTELIFALLCGLVLGIGFTIEKFDVAREWVSFSFYLAAYGFGGWFTVREAIENLKLKRFEIDTLMLVAAAGAAALGAWAEGALLLFLFSLGHALEHYAMGRAKRAIEALAELAPQTAILKSADGSTREVSVELLQIGDTVVVKPNERLPADGFVTVGRTAVNQAPVTGESVPVDKEPVADRALAAAKPDGLDAKYRVFAGTINGHGAIEIAVTRLAADTTLAKVVKMVSEAETQKSPTQRFTDKFERIFVPSVLALVFVLLFAWVVVDESFRDSFYRAMAVLVAASPCALAIATPSAVLSGVARAARGGVLVKGGGPLENLGSLTALAFDKTGTLTEGKPRITDVVPSTAVPKEELLRIAVAVERLSDHPLAAAIVRDGEAMLTSARVPVADDLNSLTGRGVTAKVEGETVLIGKAEMFGADGIAPIGDEVATAIAGLREQGRTTMVVRMGDRDLGAIGLMDTPREAARTAIAKLRELGIGRMIMISGDHQKVAESIAAEVGIDEAWGDLMPDQKVDAIRDLKAEQPVAMVGDGVNDAPAMAIATVGIAMGAAGSDVALETADVALMADDLAHLPFAIGLSRQTRRIIRQNLVVSLGVVVVLVPATILGLGIGPAVAAHEGSTLVVVANALRLLAYRDRSAA; from the coding sequence ATGAGTGATCAGCTGCGGCTCGATATTCCGCTTCTTCTCCCCGAGGTCGCCGATACTGCCGACCGCTGCGTCGCGCGCCTTACGAGTGAGCTCGAAGGACGCGAGGGGGTCGACAAGGTCCATGTGATCCGCACCAGCGACGGCTCGCCACCGCAGCTCTGCATTCATTATCGGCCGGATATCCTTCCGCTCGAACGGGTGCGGCAGCTGGCGCGTAGCGCCGGCGCCGAGCTCACCGGCCAATATCAGCATCTCTTCTGGGACGATCTCGAAGGCGTCGGCCACACGCGGCGCGCGCGGACGGTCGGGCTTCGGCTTCGCGAAATTCCGGGCGTCATCGAGGCCGAAGTCGGCGCGGCGGGGACGCTGCGCGCCGAGTTCCAGCGCTCGGAGACCTCCATCGAAACGATTAGAATGGTGCTTTCGGATATGGGCGTTACCCGGAAATCGGCTGCCGTCGCCGCGGCTGTCCCGGCACAAGCCGGCCACGAGCATGGTGATGATGGCCATGATCATGGCCCTGATCATGCCCACGGGTCCGACCACAAGCATGGCCACAAAGGCTCCGACGACCATGATCATGGTCACGATCATGGGGGCATATTTGGCGAGCGCACCGAGTTGATTTTCGCTCTGCTCTGCGGTCTCGTTCTTGGCATCGGTTTCACCATCGAGAAGTTCGACGTCGCTCGCGAATGGGTAAGTTTCAGCTTCTATCTTGCCGCTTATGGCTTCGGCGGTTGGTTCACCGTCCGCGAAGCGATCGAGAATCTGAAGCTCAAGCGCTTCGAGATCGACACGCTGATGCTCGTTGCCGCGGCGGGCGCGGCGGCCCTGGGTGCTTGGGCGGAAGGCGCGTTGCTGCTCTTCCTCTTCAGTCTTGGCCATGCACTCGAGCATTATGCCATGGGCCGGGCAAAACGTGCGATCGAGGCGCTGGCGGAGCTCGCGCCGCAGACCGCGATCTTGAAGAGCGCCGATGGTAGCACCCGCGAAGTGTCGGTCGAACTCCTGCAGATCGGCGATACGGTCGTGGTCAAGCCCAACGAGCGGCTCCCGGCCGACGGCTTCGTGACCGTTGGCCGCACCGCGGTCAATCAGGCTCCCGTCACAGGCGAAAGCGTGCCGGTCGACAAGGAGCCGGTCGCGGACCGGGCCTTGGCGGCGGCCAAACCCGATGGCTTGGATGCAAAATACCGCGTGTTTGCAGGCACGATCAATGGTCATGGCGCGATCGAGATCGCGGTCACGCGCCTCGCCGCCGATACCACGCTCGCGAAAGTTGTAAAAATGGTGAGCGAGGCGGAGACGCAGAAATCGCCGACCCAGCGCTTCACCGACAAGTTCGAGCGCATCTTCGTGCCGAGCGTGCTCGCGCTCGTGTTCGTCCTGCTCTTCGCCTGGGTCGTCGTCGACGAGTCTTTCCGCGACAGCTTCTACCGCGCCATGGCGGTCCTCGTCGCGGCAAGCCCCTGCGCGCTCGCGATTGCGACGCCGAGCGCCGTCCTGTCGGGCGTCGCGCGCGCCGCGCGGGGTGGCGTGCTCGTCAAGGGGGGCGGTCCGCTCGAGAATCTCGGCTCGCTGACCGCGCTCGCCTTCGACAAGACGGGCACGCTCACCGAGGGCAAGCCGCGCATCACCGATGTCGTGCCCTCCACTGCTGTGCCCAAGGAAGAGTTGCTCCGCATCGCGGTCGCGGTCGAGCGGCTCAGCGACCATCCGCTTGCCGCCGCGATCGTGCGCGATGGCGAGGCCATGCTGACCTCGGCGCGCGTGCCGGTTGCGGACGATCTCAACAGCCTCACGGGGCGCGGCGTCACCGCCAAGGTCGAGGGCGAAACCGTCCTGATCGGCAAAGCCGAGATGTTCGGCGCCGACGGCATCGCGCCGATCGGCGACGAAGTGGCGACGGCGATTGCCGGCCTCCGCGAGCAGGGACGCACGACGATGGTGGTCCGTATGGGCGACCGCGACCTGGGTGCGATCGGCTTGATGGACACGCCGCGCGAGGCGGCGCGCACGGCGATCGCCAAGCTCCGCGAGCTCGGTATCGGACGGATGATCATGATCTCGGGCGATCATCAGAAAGTAGCGGAATCGATCGCGGCCGAAGTCGGGATCGACGAGGCGTGGGGCGACCTGATGCCCGATCAGAAGGTCGACGCCATACGCGATCTCAAGGCCGAGCAGCCGGTCGCGATGGTGGGCGACGGGGTCAATGACGCGCCCGCGATGGCGATCGCAACCGTCGGCATAGCCATGGGCGCCGCGGGGTCGGACGTCGCCCTAGAAACCGCCGATGTCGCGCTCATGGCCGACGATCTTGCCCATCTGCCCTTCGCCATCGGGCTCAGCCGGCAGACGCGGCGGATCATCCGCCAGAATCTCGTGGTGAGCCTCGGCGTCGTCGTCGTGCTCGTGCCGGCAACCATCCTCGGGCTGGGCATCGGCCCCGCGGTGGCCGCGCATGAGGGCTCGACATTGGTCGTGGTCGCCAACGCGCTGCGGCTGCTCGCCTATCGCGACCGCAGCGCGGCCTGA
- a CDS encoding DUF190 domain-containing protein, which yields MTKASKLLRIYTDESAFFGDRRAFEFIAELARQQKLAGVTVLEAVLGFGRSAHLHRRHALENDRAVVIEIIDEEQRLRDFAAQLGEIPDIGLITLEAVDILGGKSAAEPPDVQS from the coding sequence ATGACAAAAGCATCCAAGCTCTTGCGCATCTACACTGACGAATCCGCATTCTTCGGCGACCGGCGAGCCTTCGAATTCATCGCGGAACTTGCGCGGCAGCAGAAGCTCGCGGGCGTAACTGTCCTTGAGGCGGTGCTCGGCTTCGGTCGCTCGGCGCATCTCCATCGCCGCCACGCGCTGGAGAATGACCGGGCGGTCGTGATCGAGATCATCGACGAAGAGCAGCGGCTCCGCGATTTCGCGGCGCAACTGGGGGAGATACCCGATATCGGGCTCATCACCCTCGAAGCGGTAGATATCCTCGGCGGCAAATCCGCTGCGGAGCCTCCCGATGTTCAGAGCTGA
- a CDS encoding efflux RND transporter periplasmic adaptor subunit: MITKDKRLLGTVAGAMALAAVTGFGVARCTADPAPAPAAEGGAEAASEALPNNLVISPEAIKSADIGVETIASGGLGSEIISQATVTAAPSGEAIVTARAGGAVTRLFKRLGDPVRAGETIAIVQSRDAAQIAAERVAADARSTLAQKNLHREKTLLDQKVSARVDYERAQAEAAAAAAEAQRARAAASAAQVTRDGSSVIVASPISGRITAENASLGAFVQPETELFRVADPSKVQIEAAVGPADAQRLSPGDRAIIELPDGRTIDARVRAVTPGLSGDTRSATAVLDVPGALQPGLAVRVRLLPSRGAETGGPARIVITDEALQTLEGRDVVFIRTKEGFRAQQVTVGQRSAGRVEILSGLKPGQMVATENAFLLKAELGKGAGEEE; this comes from the coding sequence ATGATCACCAAGGACAAGCGCCTCCTCGGCACCGTCGCGGGCGCAATGGCTCTCGCGGCCGTCACCGGTTTCGGTGTCGCACGTTGCACCGCCGATCCGGCGCCGGCTCCGGCGGCTGAAGGCGGTGCGGAAGCGGCGAGCGAAGCTCTTCCCAACAACCTCGTCATCAGCCCCGAAGCGATCAAGTCTGCCGACATCGGCGTCGAAACGATCGCATCGGGCGGCCTCGGCTCCGAAATCATCTCGCAGGCGACCGTCACTGCGGCACCGAGCGGCGAGGCTATCGTGACCGCGCGGGCCGGCGGTGCCGTCACCCGGCTTTTCAAGCGGCTCGGTGATCCGGTCCGCGCCGGAGAGACGATCGCCATCGTCCAGAGCCGTGACGCTGCACAGATAGCGGCCGAGCGGGTCGCAGCCGATGCGCGCTCGACGCTGGCGCAGAAGAACCTCCACCGCGAGAAGACGCTGCTCGATCAGAAAGTGTCCGCTCGCGTCGATTATGAGCGAGCGCAGGCCGAGGCGGCGGCTGCCGCGGCGGAAGCGCAGCGCGCCCGCGCCGCTGCGAGCGCGGCGCAGGTCACGCGCGATGGCAGCAGTGTCATAGTGGCAAGTCCGATCTCGGGGCGGATTACGGCCGAGAACGCCAGCCTTGGCGCCTTTGTCCAGCCTGAAACCGAACTGTTCCGCGTTGCCGATCCCAGCAAGGTGCAGATCGAGGCCGCGGTTGGTCCGGCCGATGCACAGCGGCTCTCGCCCGGAGATCGTGCGATCATCGAACTTCCCGACGGCCGGACGATCGATGCCCGCGTGCGGGCTGTGACTCCTGGCCTGTCCGGCGACACGCGCTCGGCAACCGCCGTGCTCGACGTGCCCGGCGCCTTGCAGCCGGGCCTTGCGGTCCGGGTACGTCTGCTTCCGAGCCGCGGCGCCGAAACCGGTGGCCCCGCCCGAATCGTGATCACTGACGAAGCCCTCCAGACGCTCGAAGGCCGCGACGTGGTGTTCATTCGCACGAAAGAAGGCTTCCGTGCGCAGCAGGTCACCGTCGGCCAACGCAGCGCGGGCCGCGTCGAAATCCTCTCCGGGCTGAAGCCCGGACAGATGGTCGCGACCGAGAACGCCTTCCTGCTCAAGGCCGAACTCGGCAAGGGCGCGGGCGAGGAGGAATAG
- a CDS encoding efflux RND transporter permease subunit: MIAKLMALSVRARWAVLFLFLVIAGLGVWQLTKLPIDAVPDITNKQVQINTIDPRLSPVEIEKLVTYPIEISLAGIPGLETTRSISRNGFSQVTAIFTDETDLYFARQQVGERLLQAGENLPDGAQPQIGPVTTGLGEVVMYTVGYKYPDGKGAKKVAGQPGWQPDGSYLTPEGDILTDEIAKSGYLRTVQDWIVSPQLKSVGGVAGVDSIGGYAKTFVVEPDPTRLTSYGISYSELGEALERANLAVGANYYNRAGEAYLVRVDARVRSVDEIRNAVVATRGGVPVTVGQLANVKIGGDLRTGAGSMNGKEAVIGTVLMLIGQNSRTVAEDVSAKIAQVSKTLPPGVEVKVVLDRAKLVNATVGTVEKNLTEGAVLVAAALFFLLGNWRAAIIAVLVIPFSFLMMAMGMNAFRVPGNLMSLGALDFGLIVDGAVIIIENCLARLAHRQEHEGRLLNLRERLEETMRASQEMIKPTVFGQAIILLAFAPLLMFTGVEGKTFSPMAITIMLALVAAFILAITLVPALVALMIRGKVAEKEVWAIRNLKERYLPLLDKAIAKPWPFIAGGFAFFLLAIPAFGLLGSEFIPQLDEKNMALASTRVPSVSLEQSLAMQRNVETAISKLPEVELMFSKTGTAEVATDPMPPNISDGFIILKPQDQWPVGVDSKADVVERIEKAAGGQLGQLYEVSQPIELRFNELIAGVRGDVAIKLYGDDLDKMSLAANEMVKVLQGIPGAGSVKADQVGGAPMLDVTLDRNAIARYGLSVQEVADTVSAALGGRESGLLYEGDRRFDITVRVPDATRVNLDDIRALPVLLPSEGGNRGQIPLAQVAQIRLTEGLNQISRENGKRRVVVQVNLEGRDAGSFVTEAQAKIANVKLPAGYYLEWGGQFESLQAASKRLSIVVPLCFAGIFILLYMALGTFGRATAVFLAVPLGLAGGVFTLALTGINFSVSAAVGFICLAGVAVLNGLVVMTAIRERLENDVPLTEAIREGMTEKMRAVIMTGFVPAIGFVPMAIATGTGAEVQKPLATTVIGGLIAATILTLLVLPAIAKVVLGADWQPKFLKRKAEPATQPATE; this comes from the coding sequence ATGATCGCGAAACTGATGGCGCTATCCGTCCGCGCGCGCTGGGCGGTACTCTTTCTCTTCCTCGTGATCGCGGGACTCGGCGTATGGCAGCTCACCAAGCTGCCGATCGACGCGGTTCCCGACATCACCAACAAGCAGGTGCAGATCAATACGATCGATCCGCGTCTTTCGCCGGTCGAAATCGAGAAGCTCGTAACCTACCCGATCGAAATCTCACTCGCCGGCATTCCGGGGCTCGAGACGACGCGTTCGATCTCGCGCAACGGATTCAGCCAGGTGACGGCGATCTTTACCGATGAAACCGACCTCTATTTCGCGCGCCAGCAGGTGGGCGAACGGCTTCTCCAGGCGGGCGAGAACCTTCCCGACGGGGCTCAGCCGCAGATTGGCCCCGTGACAACGGGGCTGGGCGAGGTCGTCATGTATACCGTCGGCTACAAATATCCTGACGGGAAGGGCGCCAAGAAAGTCGCCGGCCAACCCGGCTGGCAACCCGACGGCAGCTATCTGACCCCCGAGGGCGATATCCTCACCGACGAGATTGCCAAATCGGGCTATCTTCGCACGGTTCAGGACTGGATCGTGAGCCCGCAGCTCAAGTCGGTCGGCGGCGTCGCCGGCGTCGATTCGATCGGCGGCTATGCCAAGACCTTCGTGGTCGAGCCCGATCCGACGCGGCTCACCAGCTACGGCATTTCCTACAGCGAGCTCGGCGAAGCACTCGAACGCGCCAATCTCGCGGTCGGGGCCAACTATTATAACCGGGCGGGCGAGGCCTATCTCGTGCGCGTCGATGCGCGCGTCCGTTCGGTCGATGAAATCCGCAACGCCGTCGTCGCGACGCGCGGCGGCGTGCCCGTCACGGTCGGACAGCTCGCCAATGTGAAAATCGGCGGCGACCTCAGAACCGGTGCGGGCAGCATGAACGGCAAAGAGGCGGTGATCGGCACCGTGCTGATGCTGATCGGCCAGAACAGCCGGACTGTCGCCGAAGACGTCTCGGCTAAGATTGCGCAGGTGTCTAAAACCCTGCCGCCCGGCGTCGAAGTGAAGGTGGTGCTCGACCGCGCTAAGCTGGTCAATGCAACGGTCGGCACGGTCGAAAAGAACCTCACCGAAGGCGCGGTGCTCGTGGCGGCCGCGCTCTTCTTCCTGCTCGGCAACTGGCGCGCGGCGATCATCGCGGTGCTGGTCATTCCCTTCTCCTTCCTGATGATGGCGATGGGCATGAACGCGTTCCGCGTGCCCGGTAACCTGATGAGTCTCGGCGCGCTCGACTTCGGTCTGATCGTCGACGGCGCGGTTATCATCATCGAAAACTGCCTCGCCAGATTGGCGCACCGGCAAGAGCATGAAGGGCGTTTGCTCAATCTTCGCGAACGTCTCGAGGAGACGATGCGCGCCAGCCAGGAGATGATCAAACCGACCGTCTTTGGGCAGGCGATAATCCTGCTCGCCTTCGCGCCGCTGCTGATGTTCACGGGCGTCGAGGGCAAGACCTTCTCGCCGATGGCCATCACCATCATGCTCGCGCTCGTTGCCGCCTTCATTCTCGCTATCACGCTGGTTCCGGCGCTTGTCGCGCTGATGATCCGCGGCAAGGTTGCCGAGAAGGAAGTCTGGGCAATCCGCAACTTGAAGGAGCGCTATCTGCCGCTGCTCGACAAGGCGATTGCCAAGCCCTGGCCTTTCATCGCCGGCGGCTTTGCTTTCTTCCTCCTCGCCATCCCGGCGTTCGGCCTGCTTGGCTCGGAATTCATTCCGCAGCTCGATGAGAAGAATATGGCGCTCGCCTCGACGCGCGTGCCGTCGGTCAGCCTCGAACAGTCGCTTGCGATGCAGCGCAACGTCGAGACAGCCATCTCTAAATTGCCCGAGGTCGAGCTGATGTTCTCGAAGACCGGTACAGCCGAGGTCGCGACTGATCCGATGCCGCCGAACATCTCGGACGGTTTCATCATTCTGAAACCGCAAGACCAATGGCCCGTCGGGGTCGATTCCAAGGCCGACGTCGTCGAGCGCATCGAGAAGGCCGCTGGCGGCCAGCTCGGTCAGCTCTACGAGGTCAGTCAGCCGATCGAGCTTCGCTTCAACGAACTGATTGCGGGTGTCCGCGGCGACGTCGCGATCAAGCTCTATGGCGACGACCTCGACAAGATGTCGCTCGCCGCGAACGAGATGGTGAAGGTGCTCCAGGGCATTCCGGGAGCGGGCAGCGTCAAGGCCGACCAGGTCGGCGGGGCTCCGATGCTCGACGTAACGCTCGATCGCAACGCGATTGCGAGGTACGGCCTGTCGGTCCAGGAAGTCGCCGACACCGTGTCGGCAGCGCTCGGCGGGCGCGAATCGGGCCTGCTCTATGAGGGCGACCGGCGCTTCGACATCACCGTGCGCGTTCCAGACGCAACGCGCGTGAATCTCGACGATATTCGCGCGCTTCCTGTCCTCCTTCCTTCGGAAGGCGGCAATCGCGGGCAGATACCGCTCGCGCAAGTGGCGCAGATCCGGCTGACCGAAGGACTCAACCAGATCAGCCGCGAGAATGGCAAGCGGCGCGTCGTCGTGCAGGTGAACCTCGAAGGCCGCGATGCGGGGTCCTTCGTGACGGAAGCGCAGGCGAAGATTGCCAATGTGAAGCTCCCGGCGGGCTATTATCTCGAATGGGGCGGGCAGTTCGAAAGCCTGCAGGCTGCATCGAAGCGGCTTTCCATCGTGGTTCCGCTCTGCTTCGCGGGCATTTTCATCCTGCTCTACATGGCGCTCGGCACCTTCGGACGCGCGACCGCCGTGTTCCTCGCGGTGCCGCTGGGCCTCGCGGGCGGGGTGTTCACCCTCGCGCTTACCGGGATCAATTTTTCGGTGTCTGCGGCGGTGGGCTTCATCTGCCTTGCCGGCGTCGCGGTGCTCAACGGTCTCGTCGTCATGACGGCGATCCGCGAGCGGCTCGAGAATGATGTCCCGCTCACGGAGGCAATCCGCGAGGGTATGACCGAGAAGATGCGTGCGGTGATCATGACCGGTTTCGTGCCCGCGATCGGCTTCGTGCCGATGGCGATCGCGACCGGAACCGGCGCCGAAGTGCAGAAGCCGCTCGCGACTACCGTCATCGGCGGCCTCATCGCGGCGACCATCCTGACGCTTCTCGTCCTGCCCGCGATCGCCAAGGTCGTACTCGGAGCCGACTGGCAGCCGAAGTTCCTCAAGCGGAAAGCGGAGCCGGCCACCCAGCCGGCTACGGAATAG